Proteins encoded in a region of the Flavobacteriaceae bacterium HL-DH10 genome:
- a CDS encoding S9 family peptidase translates to MKNITLVLLLSSIFAVSCKKDIKMDSDTSTTKIPVAKKIAKKLEKHNDIRIDNYYWLNDKDNPEVIEYLNAENEYTKKVMKHTEAFQKDLFEEMKGRIKENDTTVPYKLNGYWYLTRYETGKDYPIYIRKKETLEAPEEILFDCNDMAKDHAYFNLGGISISPDNKLAAFSTDVVSRRQYIIQIKDLTTGEVYSDKILNTTGSATWANDNKTLFYTMKDEVTLRSHKIFKHKLHTDTKEDIEVYYEADETFNTFVYKTKSKKYIVIGSSSTLSSEYQIINADTPNDEFKMFQKRTKDLEYSIAHYNDSFYIIANNDDATNFKLLKTNEQTTEKEYWKEVLPHRKDVLLEDIEIFKDYLVVNERENGLNNLRIISWDGNEDYYLPFNSETYTAYIGNNPDFNSDVLRYGFNSLTSPSSVIDYNFKTKKSEIKKEQEVLGGEFNKENYESKRIWATARDGVKVPISLVYKKGIKLDGTNPLLQYAYGSYGSTTDPSFSTIRLSLLDRGFIYAISHIRGGEYLGRDWYENGKLLTKINTFTDFIDCSKFLIEQNYTSNKHLYAYGGSAGGLLMGAIINMNPELYHGVLAAVPFVDVVTTMLDDTIPLTTGEYDEWGNPNEVVYYNYMKSYSPYDNVEAKSYPNMLVTTGLHDSQVQYWEPAKWVAKLRELKTDKNKLLLHIDMESGHGGASGRFESLKEVALEYAFLLDLEGIHG, encoded by the coding sequence ATGAAAAACATCACCCTTGTTTTATTGTTAAGTTCTATTTTTGCTGTTTCCTGTAAAAAAGATATTAAAATGGATAGCGATACAAGTACTACTAAAATTCCTGTAGCTAAAAAAATAGCAAAGAAATTAGAGAAGCATAATGATATAAGAATTGATAACTATTATTGGTTAAATGATAAAGATAATCCTGAAGTTATTGAGTATTTAAATGCCGAAAACGAGTACACCAAAAAAGTGATGAAGCACACAGAGGCTTTTCAAAAGGATTTATTTGAAGAGATGAAAGGTAGAATCAAAGAAAATGATACTACTGTACCTTATAAATTAAATGGTTATTGGTACTTAACACGTTATGAAACAGGAAAAGATTACCCTATTTATATACGTAAAAAAGAAACATTAGAAGCTCCTGAAGAAATTCTATTTGATTGCAACGACATGGCTAAAGACCATGCTTATTTTAATTTAGGAGGCATTTCTATAAGTCCGGATAATAAATTAGCAGCATTTTCTACAGATGTTGTTAGTAGAAGGCAGTATATAATTCAAATTAAAGACTTAACTACAGGTGAAGTCTATAGCGATAAAATTTTAAACACCACAGGAAGTGCTACTTGGGCAAATGATAATAAAACATTGTTTTATACAATGAAAGACGAAGTAACACTACGATCACATAAAATATTTAAACATAAGCTACATACTGATACCAAAGAAGATATCGAAGTTTATTATGAAGCAGATGAGACATTTAATACTTTTGTTTATAAAACAAAATCTAAGAAATATATTGTTATTGGATCTTCTAGTACTTTGTCATCAGAGTATCAAATTATAAATGCTGATACTCCTAATGATGAATTTAAAATGTTTCAAAAAAGAACTAAAGACCTAGAATATAGTATAGCGCATTATAATGATAGTTTTTATATAATAGCTAATAATGATGATGCAACTAATTTTAAGTTGTTAAAAACGAATGAGCAAACAACCGAGAAAGAATATTGGAAAGAAGTGCTTCCTCATAGAAAAGACGTCTTATTAGAAGATATTGAAATTTTTAAAGATTATTTGGTTGTTAATGAACGTGAAAACGGACTGAATAATTTGCGAATTATAAGTTGGGATGGTAATGAAGACTATTATTTGCCTTTTAACTCTGAAACGTATACAGCTTATATTGGTAATAATCCTGATTTTAATAGTGATGTATTACGTTATGGATTTAACTCGTTAACTTCTCCAAGTTCAGTTATAGATTATAATTTCAAGACTAAAAAAAGTGAAATAAAAAAAGAACAAGAAGTACTGGGAGGTGAATTTAATAAAGAGAATTATGAATCTAAGCGTATTTGGGCAACAGCAAGAGATGGTGTAAAAGTTCCAATATCATTAGTTTATAAAAAAGGGATTAAGTTAGATGGTACAAATCCACTTTTACAATATGCATACGGTTCTTATGGATCAACAACAGATCCATCATTTTCAACGATACGTTTAAGCTTATTAGATAGAGGTTTTATATATGCCATTTCGCATATTAGAGGAGGTGAGTATTTAGGAAGAGATTGGTATGAAAACGGAAAATTATTAACAAAAATAAATACGTTTACCGATTTTATAGATTGTTCAAAATTCTTAATAGAACAAAATTACACATCCAATAAACATTTATATGCTTATGGAGGCTCTGCAGGAGGTTTGCTTATGGGGGCTATTATTAATATGAATCCCGAATTGTATCATGGTGTTTTAGCAGCGGTTCCATTTGTTGATGTGGTAACTACAATGCTTGATGATACCATTCCGCTTACAACAGGGGAGTATGACGAGTGGGGAAACCCTAATGAAGTAGTATATTATAACTACATGAAATCATATTCTCCATATGATAATGTAGAAGCTAAATCTTATCCAAATATGCTGGTAACAACAGGTTTGCATGATTCACAAGTGCAGTATTGGGAGCCCGCTAAGTGGGTTGCTAAGCTTCGTGAATTAAAAACTGATAAAAATAAATTATTGCTTCATATTGACATGGAATCTGGTCATGGTGGGGCTTCAGGACGTTTCGAAAGCCTTAAAGAAGTGGCCTTAGAATATGCTTTTTTATTAGATTTAGAAGGAATTCATGGGTAA
- a CDS encoding ATP-grasp domain-containing protein gives MNVGEKKISVLVLKGHINLLPFIVNCLSQVKSVDIYVISNNKNEGVGRSKKIKNISYYPNTIDDIEWVSNLNKELEKFEIDLILPIDEYGISTLIKYKDLLHQSDKLVLLPELDAFYLANNKGRLSKHLDLFNIPAPKSVLYNKNEICKEPPIEFPILMKPLEGLGGGKGINLFNDEASLKSFFLSNKVDYPYLIQNYIKGYDIDCSVLCKNGDILAFTIQKGTLAGDSEFVPNIGLDFLFEEDLYNVVEKLMNSLNWSGVAHIDMRYDESDKKFKVIEINPRYWETTEGSEIAGVNFPYLHCLTSLNLSFELPKYKHVKYLNLKGLSKTIRTNGLFLFRLNFIFNNTPVKYYLKDPLPLLFIIYYKIKNMFRG, from the coding sequence ATATCAATTTATTACCTTTTATTGTAAATTGTTTATCCCAAGTTAAAAGTGTTGATATATATGTAATTTCAAATAATAAAAACGAAGGGGTAGGCAGATCAAAAAAAATTAAAAATATATCGTATTATCCAAATACTATTGATGACATAGAATGGGTTTCAAATTTGAATAAAGAACTTGAGAAGTTTGAAATTGATTTAATACTTCCAATAGATGAGTATGGTATATCTACTTTAATAAAATATAAAGATTTATTGCATCAAAGTGATAAGTTAGTTTTATTACCTGAATTGGATGCTTTTTATTTGGCAAATAACAAAGGTCGCTTATCAAAGCACTTAGATTTATTTAATATACCAGCACCAAAAAGTGTTTTATATAATAAAAATGAAATATGCAAAGAGCCTCCTATCGAATTCCCTATACTAATGAAACCTTTGGAAGGTTTAGGTGGAGGAAAGGGTATTAATTTGTTTAATGATGAAGCTTCATTAAAAAGTTTTTTTTTATCAAACAAAGTTGATTATCCTTATTTAATTCAAAATTATATAAAAGGGTATGATATAGATTGTAGTGTGTTGTGTAAAAATGGCGATATTTTGGCATTTACTATACAAAAAGGAACTTTAGCAGGAGACAGTGAGTTTGTACCAAATATTGGATTAGATTTTTTATTTGAGGAAGATTTGTATAATGTTGTCGAAAAATTAATGAATTCTCTTAACTGGTCTGGGGTAGCACATATAGATATGCGTTATGATGAGAGTGATAAAAAGTTTAAAGTAATAGAAATAAACCCAAGGTATTGGGAAACAACGGAGGGTTCTGAAATTGCAGGTGTGAATTTTCCATATTTACATTGCTTAACGAGTTTAAATTTAAGTTTTGAATTGCCAAAATATAAACATGTCAAATATTTAAATTTAAAAGGGTTGAGTAAAACAATACGAACTAATGGATTATTTTTATTTCGATTAAATTTTATTTTTAATAATACACCAGTAAAATATTATTTGAAGGATCCATTACCTCTTCTTTTTATCATTTATTATAAAATTAAAAATATGTTTAGGGGTTAA
- a CDS encoding GntG family PLP-dependent aldolase: MIIDLRSDTVTKPTKYMLEAMMQAKVGDDVFREDETVNELETRVAKMFGKDQALFFPSGTMANQTALKLHTNPGDQVICDKYAHIYNYESGGASFNSGVSCKLIDGSKGMFTAKQVEEAINPDTYYYSKTSLVEIENTTNKGGGACWGFNEIKKMRTVCDENNLGFHLDGARLWNALVEKKETTEQYGEVFDTISVCLSKGLGCPIGSILVGDSKIMQNAIRIRKIFGGNMRQVGYLAAAGLYALDNNIERLKIDHQKAKEIGVELSKLSMIKTVEPIETNIVIFELHNDVNENHFFQKLADKNIHIISMGSGKLRMVTHLDYTNEMHDKLLENLINM, encoded by the coding sequence ATGATTATAGACCTTAGAAGCGATACTGTAACCAAACCAACAAAATATATGTTGGAAGCCATGATGCAAGCTAAAGTTGGCGATGATGTGTTTAGAGAGGACGAAACAGTTAATGAGCTAGAAACACGAGTTGCAAAAATGTTTGGTAAAGATCAAGCTTTGTTTTTTCCTAGTGGTACTATGGCTAATCAAACAGCTTTAAAGCTTCATACAAATCCTGGAGATCAGGTTATTTGCGATAAATATGCTCATATTTATAATTATGAATCTGGTGGTGCATCATTTAATAGTGGGGTTTCTTGTAAGTTAATTGATGGTAGTAAAGGCATGTTTACAGCAAAACAAGTTGAAGAAGCTATAAATCCAGATACTTATTATTATAGCAAAACAAGTTTAGTAGAAATTGAAAACACTACGAATAAAGGAGGAGGAGCATGTTGGGGTTTTAATGAAATAAAAAAGATGAGAACCGTTTGCGATGAAAATAATTTAGGTTTTCATTTAGATGGCGCCCGTTTATGGAATGCTTTAGTTGAGAAGAAAGAAACTACAGAACAATACGGAGAAGTTTTTGACACCATTTCAGTCTGTTTAAGTAAAGGTTTAGGTTGTCCAATAGGCTCTATTTTGGTTGGCGATTCTAAAATTATGCAAAATGCCATTAGAATTCGAAAAATATTTGGTGGTAATATGCGACAAGTAGGCTATTTAGCTGCAGCTGGACTTTATGCTTTAGATAATAATATTGAAAGGTTAAAAATTGATCATCAAAAAGCAAAAGAGATAGGTGTGGAGTTGAGTAAACTCTCAATGATTAAAACAGTAGAACCTATTGAAACGAATATTGTAATTTTTGAATTGCATAATGATGTTAATGAAAACCATTTTTTTCAAAAATTAGCCGATAAAAATATTCATATTATAAGCATGGGTAGTGGTAAATTACGCATGGTAACACATTTAGATTATACAAATGAGATGCATGATAAATTATTAGAAAATCTTATAAACATGTAG